The Edaphobacter flagellatus sequence CGCGATGCAGCACGCGCGGACAACAGAAGATATTCATCAGCAGAGCATCTGAGCTGTTGGCGCAGTCCAGCTCATACCGCCTGCGATCCTGGGAACGCGGCACCCGCGCACTCGCCGTGTAACTCTTCTCCAGCCGCCGGGCCCACTCTGGCCTTGCGCAGATCGCACGATACGATGCCGCGTAGAAATTTCCATGGGCACCCTCGTCGCCGCGATAGATCACGCTGGCGACTTCGCCATACGTCATCTCATGCTCGTGATCGACTGCGCGGGCAAGATTCCTCGCACTCAGCTCACGACGCAGCCCGCCACTCGAAAGCGCATCCATGCTGAAATCATATACGAATAAAAAGCGAATATTTCACTCTGCCGAATCCGGTACTCTATAACGCGGAAGGTAGAAACCGCATCATGTCCGAGAACACTGCCGCAGCAACCACTCCCACCGTCACCATTGCCACTATCGGCCAGCACGAAGGCCAGGTCATCACCCTGCGTGGCTGGCTCTACAACATCCGCTCCTCGGGTAAGCTGCTCTTCCCCACCTTCCGCGACGGCACCGGCACCATCCAGGGCATCGTGCCCAAAGCCGCCGTACCCGAAGAGGTCTTCGAAACTCTCAAGGCCCTCCAGCTCGAGTCCTCCGTCGCCGTGACCGGCCAGGTTCGCGCCGACTCGCGCGCGCCTTCCGGCTACGAGCTCGACGTGCAGAATGTTGAGGTCATCTCCGCCGTCTCCGCCGACGATCCCTACCCCATCACGCTCAAGGAGCACGGCGTCGACTTCCTGATGGAGCACCGCCACCTCTGGCTCCGCTCCCCGCGCCAGTCGGCGATCCTGCGCGTGCGCGCCACCATCATGCGCGCGGCAGCTGAGTACTTCGACACCAACGGCTTCATCCGCACCGATCCACCGATCCTGACTCCGAATGCCTGCGAGGGGACGAGCGAGCTCTTCGAAATGGACTACTTCGACGACGACAAGGCCTACCTCACGCAGTCGGGCCAGCTCTACATCGAAGCCACTGCGCTCGCGCTGGGCAAGGTCTACAGCTTCGGCCCCACCTTCCGCGCGGAAAAGTCGAAGACGCGCCGCCACCTCACCGAGTTCTGGATGATCGAGCCCGAGGTCGCGCACCTCGAGCTCGACGGTCTGATGGATCTCGCCGAGGGGTTTATCACCCACATCGTCACTCGCGTGCTCGAGCAGCACCGGGCAGACCTGAAGGTCATCGGCCGCGATGTTGAGAAGCTCGAAGCCGTCATCGCCCCTGCTGCTACGAATGGTGCCGAAGGCGCGTCTGCCCCGCGCAATGGCTTCCCACGGCTTAGCTATGACCAGGCGCACGACATGCTCGAAAAGGCCTTCGCCGAAGGCAAGCTCGAAAACCCGCATAAGTACGGCGACGACTTCGGCAGCCCCGACGAGACCTACATCAGCAGCCAGTTCGACAAGCCCGTCATGGTGCACCGCTACCCCGCGGCCTTCAAGGCCTTCTACATGCAGCCCGACCCGCACGATCCCACTAAGGCACTTTGTGTCGACGTGCTCGCCCCCCAGGGCTACGGCGAAATCATCGGCGGCTCCCAGCGCATCGACAGCTACGATCTGCTCAAGCAGCGCATCGAAGAACACCACCTGCCGCTCGATGCCTTCAAGTGGTACTTAGACCTGCGCAAGTATGGAAGCGTCCCGCACGCCGGCTTCGGCATGGGCATCGAACGCGCCGTGGCGTGGATCTGCGGACTGGATCATGTGAGGGAGACGATTCCCTTCGCGAGGACA is a genomic window containing:
- the asnS gene encoding asparagine--tRNA ligase translates to MSENTAAATTPTVTIATIGQHEGQVITLRGWLYNIRSSGKLLFPTFRDGTGTIQGIVPKAAVPEEVFETLKALQLESSVAVTGQVRADSRAPSGYELDVQNVEVISAVSADDPYPITLKEHGVDFLMEHRHLWLRSPRQSAILRVRATIMRAAAEYFDTNGFIRTDPPILTPNACEGTSELFEMDYFDDDKAYLTQSGQLYIEATALALGKVYSFGPTFRAEKSKTRRHLTEFWMIEPEVAHLELDGLMDLAEGFITHIVTRVLEQHRADLKVIGRDVEKLEAVIAPAATNGAEGASAPRNGFPRLSYDQAHDMLEKAFAEGKLENPHKYGDDFGSPDETYISSQFDKPVMVHRYPAAFKAFYMQPDPHDPTKALCVDVLAPQGYGEIIGGSQRIDSYDLLKQRIEEHHLPLDAFKWYLDLRKYGSVPHAGFGMGIERAVAWICGLDHVRETIPFARTLNRIYP